TGCGATGTGGTAAccaagaggttaaagcgttcaatcGTCTCGCCTATGacctcgggttcgattccacacatggatgCATGGAGGGTCTGATGGTTAACGCTTttactcgtcacaccgaagatccggattcgattccctgcatggaTACAGTAAGTGAAGCTCATTGATATCgctgcgtaaaaccataatcactcactcgaTCAGGTGAGGTTTCTTGGGATCGGTTCTAGCCCACGGGAATGGTAAAAACTGAGGATGTTGATATAAATGGTACAACTAACACCAAACTTTACTATTATGCAGATACAAACCATGCTCTAGGGAAGCCAGCAAGTTCCAGTACTGCCGAGAATCAAGGAGCAAGTAGTGCAGTTGATGGAAAGAAGGACACGGACTGGCGTTCTCTTAGTTGTTTTTCTGTAGACTTCGGCGACCGTGATCAATGGTGGCAAGTGGACCTTCAATACCAGGTCTTAGTGAAGAAGATCACTGTGTCCTCGAGGTCGGACTGCTGTCGtaagtaaaaatatttttcaccgtgaagatccgggttagaattggaaTGCTGCACGTACATGCCACCACCAGAGATGCACCCATCACAACATCAGCGATGTCAAACGACAAACACATGTCTCGCagataagtgaatgagtttagacTTACTCcgtattcatcaatattccagctatatggcggtcttACAGATAAACCAGATGTAGGTGCTTGATAACGTTGGTTGCCTAATCTTATGGTattaaccgtgaagatccgggttagaactgatcttcagtaacccatgcttgtcgtaagaagtgacttgcaggatcgggtggtcaggctcacagacttggacgacacatgtcatcgtatcccaattgcatagatcgatacccatgctgttgatcactgtttatcacttgtcttgtccagacgcgattattcacagaccgccgctgcATACTTGTAggtggactattgctgagtgcgttgtAAAACAACCGGATGAGGTTTCAAATAGCACTATTGTATTTTGAAGTTCGATTAATGTCCTTACTTCTGGAACactgggacggtggggtagcctagtggtcaaaacgttcactcgtcacgccgaagatccgggttcgattccccacatgggtacaatgtgtgaaccatATTTTCCGGTGTCCcaccccgtgatattgctggaatattgctaaaagcggcgtaaaactaaactcactcactctgaaacaCTTGGTATTGTACACTATATTTCAAATCTGTGGGCTTTGagattgttgtttgtttagtcGTACCCATCAATATTTCGTCTATACGGcgatggtttgtaaataatcgagtatgaaTCAGacatggtcaacaacatgagcattgctATATGCAACTGGGAGTCAGCACGCTTGGCCACTCGTCAAATCTGCAGGTCTAAAATAAAGTCAATAGTATGGTTATTAGTATGTACGATTATGGTATCAAATTAATACATTGTATGTATGGATGATGTATTTTCAGCTGACAGGTTACACGATTTTTCCGTGGACACTTACGATATGGATCCCTCCGTGAATCCACATGCTACTGCAAAACAATGCTACTTCTACTCGGGCAATGTGACGTCCCCAGGGGTCACGGTCACAGTGACCTGCACAAGGCCGGTCAGTGGCCGGTATCTTCGTCTTACAGGGAAGAACAGaagaaataatattgatgtGCTACAGTTCTGTGAAGTGCAAGTCTTTGGGGATAAGCAAACACACTTCAGTTCATGTGAGTCAGTACAGCCTCTACGTTTGAACAGATACAGgtgcattaattaagcaccactcAGTTTTTGAAAATTCAGCTTGAATACTGCAAAGTTTTGGCGACTGATGTTTAAAGAGAAAATGgaaaaatgttattttgcaAGCAAAAATGATAACAAAGAAAATTTAGATGTtcctaaacatttttttcacaatatcaaaaATACGTTTACCTCGTTTTCCCCAATGCAAGTcacaagaaaatgtttttaaaaaattgaaTTCATAGAAATGATTATTTCACGATTttacacactcagcaatagttgtttcttgtttcaatAGTTGAAAATGGTGACATTAACGTGCCTATCTTTATCTCAAAGCAGAATTTTATTTCTACCTGTCTTTTGAACATCTAAATCACTGTAAACGGTCTATTTCGATTCAGTCATAAATTAGAcaacttaattcctctaaaaaATGCAATTCATCAAAATATGAATACATTTGAGATCGTTTTACGTGACTTGCATAATGCTGTTTTAGCTTTCTTGCACACTAATGCCTTCCAACAATTCTTTgactgtttttcagtaatttatATACTAGGTAGGTAAGAGGGTAACGCTTCCTGTGGCGTTTAGTGTACAAGTTCTAATTATGCATAATTAGGAAGGGTGGGTGCGTGAGTTacgtttcacgccgcactctgcaatattccagctaatggagtctggatcagacaatccagtgatcaacagcatgagtatcgatctgcgcaattgggaaccgacgacatatgtcaaccaaatcagcgagcctgaccacttgatccctttagtcgcctcttatgacaaacatagtcaccttttatggctaGCATCATTAGGAAGAACCCGAATATCAGATTCAGACATTTTTTCCAACAATTCAGACTCTCAGCTGACAAAAATTTTCAAAAGCCAAGGGACATTGTTAAGATTTTGGAATAAATCCTTGAAAATGGAAAAACCTGAAAAAGAACTGTTTCAGGTATGGACAATTATTCTAATTAAGGTACATGGTAagttcagaagtgtttttattgtTGAAATGTTAATTGGTTGCTTTATCCAATTCCAAAGGTCATTTTTCGGAACGTGTTTAGAATTTCATTTTAGGCAAAATtaatacacgcacgcacacacacgcacacacacacacacatatatatatgtgtgtgtatatattcgTCAAAGGCCACGAGGGGAACCTAATAATTGCggatacatcaacccatggccccctcgtgaccagtggacTACTTATAATATACTCTCCCCTAAAAGAAACGCATACGTGTATATTCAATTCAGTCTTCTGTAACGTGAGATAGAACGTGTAATTCTGGATCAGTTGCAGCGACATTTCACAGTATAAGGCTTATTGTATGTTTAGCTTATGAATTCGCCTGTATTGTAGATTCAAGAATCGAACGTTATTGCAGCACTGGACCCGTTTCTTTTCTTTGGAGAGTATATGTTTGGTcccggtgagtgagtgaatatagttttacaccacttttagctgctttttagaaatatcacggcgcggATACACCAGAATGGagattcatacattgtacttaTGAATGGAGTCGAAACCCGGTTTTCGTCGTGACACGCGAAAGCATCAACCATATTTGTGATGCGTTAAAGAAGGAACAAAGAAATACACAGACAAACGCCAATTGTGGACAGCGGTAGCTACCCCTGATGACCTACCTATTTTACATCATGTGTAAGAATGATAACGTTGTATTTACAGGCTcaacgcttaaacgtcagcgtgGTAAACGGTTCAGGAGTACTTTCCTACAGGATCTACAGTCGGAAGTCACCAACCCTGCAGCTTGTGCCTCGGCTTGTGAAAGGGACATCCGCTGCAGCGGTTTCAACTTTAAGCTGGCGGAAGGTACATGTCAGTTGGTGCTGGACACAGAGATCGGGGCAGCGGTTGCTGATGCTTCTTGGAGTTGTTATCAGTATGAGCCATGCTGGGTGCCTTGTCCAGCAGTCTAGCCACTGACCACTATATACGTGATTCATTATCACATTGGCGTCGATGGGATAGCCAAGTCAAAATATTGATtccagaacagtctcgtttcctgtttgtagggctccgtcctattgcgcaatttcgtgcgataaccagtccaaaATTTTAGCCTAATTCATTTACctggatacatacatatatatatatattaatcagtatttttTTATACGTCTtaacacttgtatattgcatcaAAAACTAAAGCTAAAAACTTTAGCTGTCTGATGTTAGATCAGTCGCATTGTGCGTTACATGACTACGCTGAATAAGCGGAAAAAAAACCAACAGGTGTagccagtgagccagatgcatagtgaatataaaatatagtaatacggtgttattaaagtttaaaattaaatttgttaat
The window above is part of the Haliotis asinina isolate JCU_RB_2024 chromosome 1, JCU_Hal_asi_v2, whole genome shotgun sequence genome. Proteins encoded here:
- the LOC137275057 gene encoding uncharacterized protein — protein: MRGRMKMCVLMLFVVQETTEADTNHALGKPASSSTAENQGASSAVDGKKDTDWRSLSCFSVDFGDRDQWWQVDLQYQVLVKKITVSSRSDCCPDRLHDFSVDTYDMDPSVNPHATAKQCYFYSGNVTSPGVTVTVTCTRPVSGRYLRLTGKNRRNNIDVLQFCEVQVFGDKQTHFSSCSTLKRQRGKRFRSTFLQDLQSEVTNPAACASACERDIRCSGFNFKLAEGTCQLVLDTEIGAAVADASWSCYQYEPCWVPCPAV